One Cryobacterium roopkundense genomic region harbors:
- a CDS encoding glycerophosphodiester phosphodiesterase family protein: MLTRFTLAAAGGIVLTLVGAVSFVSADSLGAGRAPDAAAAASGAFDLQSHRGGRGEITENTLAAFSHSLDLGVTTLELDTHLTADGAVVVWHDNLLTAGKCRDTAPLWVGDPAFPYVDAPVRALTLGQIQTLDCGYRQLGGYPEQTHQPGSAVPELAEVLDLVAERGASDVRLSIETKVIEPGEATMYELTRAVVTAVRAAGLSERAGLQSFDWAALDLAQRLDPQLRLTALSRGDAWLQRGRPGASPHLGGLDIDDHGGSLARAAAFRGYDAISPAHATVTAQMVTDAHGLGLAVIPWTVSDPDLMHTLMDLGVDGLVTDHPTRLRAVMQARGLPLPG, from the coding sequence ATGCTCACCCGCTTCACCCTCGCCGCCGCGGGGGGGATCGTGCTCACGTTGGTGGGAGCGGTGTCGTTCGTTTCGGCGGACAGTCTCGGGGCGGGACGGGCACCGGATGCCGCCGCCGCGGCATCCGGTGCCTTTGACCTGCAATCACACCGCGGCGGACGCGGGGAGATCACCGAGAACACCCTCGCGGCGTTCTCCCACTCGCTCGACCTCGGCGTGACGACCCTGGAACTCGACACCCACCTCACCGCCGACGGCGCCGTCGTGGTGTGGCACGACAACCTGCTCACTGCCGGCAAATGTCGGGATACGGCGCCGCTCTGGGTCGGGGACCCGGCCTTTCCCTACGTCGACGCCCCCGTGCGGGCATTGACGCTGGGGCAGATTCAGACGCTCGACTGCGGTTACCGCCAGCTCGGTGGCTACCCCGAGCAGACGCACCAACCGGGCAGCGCCGTGCCAGAGCTCGCCGAGGTGCTCGACCTCGTGGCCGAACGCGGTGCGTCCGATGTGCGGCTGAGCATCGAGACCAAGGTGATCGAACCCGGCGAAGCGACCATGTACGAGCTCACCCGGGCTGTGGTCACTGCGGTGCGCGCAGCTGGCCTGAGCGAGCGCGCGGGCCTGCAGAGCTTCGACTGGGCGGCGCTCGATCTGGCTCAGCGGCTGGATCCTCAGTTGCGTCTCACCGCGCTCAGCCGCGGCGACGCCTGGCTCCAACGCGGCCGGCCCGGAGCCAGCCCGCACCTCGGCGGTCTGGACATCGACGACCATGGCGGGTCGCTCGCGCGGGCGGCGGCGTTTCGCGGCTACGACGCCATCTCCCCGGCCCACGCCACCGTGACAGCGCAGATGGTGACGGATGCCCACGGGCTCGGTCTCGCCGTCATCCCCTGGACGGTCAGTGACCCCGACCTCATGCACACCCTGATGGACCTGGGCGTGGACGGCCTCGTGACCGACCACCCCACCCGGCTGCGCGCCGTGATGCAGGCCCGGGGCTTGCCCCTCCCCGGCTGA